In a genomic window of Thermodesulfobacteriota bacterium:
- a CDS encoding outer membrane protein transport protein: protein MRPRPQAKRGWFFLIACFLLITFAHDICLATLFEDLAVCSKAISLANTCTAYPPDQLSIHYNPAGLSDLHDGLYLSQGLLTAEFAIKSKFKADPDFPGWLGGIHSGSPGDPNYYDYRPQADPVNGQSGTTQGVHLYIPLMGPQDMDSVGMPTPFGFSLAAAPFPFGLSYRKPNTRWTFGFGVYAPAMGGYYRDDDDPARYNGREVSMQHIVYAAPAVSYQLSDTVSVGVTMGLGQGATQLDTDMRLPNDMTALTEIMGISTQGLNIPIISQLTLPPPWFGGGVGPWDDIGNLDLQVRDDYTPNYNLGLMWHPRNWLSFGLCYKSEVKMEQEGTFRFTYSEEFQRFVAWMGSSPLLLAVSNLLDLPYRATPSQNGSVYMKGMDLPQRLEAGVMVRPTRKLRLLCDLHWIDYSNTRAYTIQFDQDVQPLMISKFVGHLDGNDRLILEMNMKDETHVSLGAEYQLLDWLALRCGWEDRKTSIDMDYFSVLAPLPDTDYYGVGMGLNFKSGLKVDLAAGFLTGSWRVPNNGSKNLNSTDFINSVYNPYGGMDVSGSIDATILSANFSMPFKYLYRVGQVLRKTGRDIKDQIPFLNKPVHPE, encoded by the coding sequence ATGCGACCACGACCACAGGCCAAACGGGGATGGTTTTTCTTAATTGCCTGTTTTCTATTAATTACATTTGCCCACGATATCTGCCTGGCAACGTTGTTTGAAGACCTGGCTGTCTGCTCCAAGGCAATCTCCCTTGCAAACACCTGCACCGCCTACCCTCCGGATCAGCTATCCATCCATTACAATCCGGCCGGGCTGTCCGACCTGCATGACGGCCTTTATTTAAGTCAGGGACTTCTCACCGCTGAATTTGCCATCAAATCAAAATTCAAAGCCGATCCTGATTTCCCGGGTTGGCTGGGTGGCATTCACTCCGGTTCGCCAGGCGATCCGAATTATTATGATTACCGGCCCCAGGCCGATCCGGTTAATGGACAGAGTGGAACCACCCAGGGTGTCCATTTGTATATTCCCCTGATGGGTCCCCAGGATATGGATTCCGTCGGCATGCCCACGCCATTCGGCTTTTCCCTGGCCGCCGCTCCCTTCCCCTTCGGTCTGTCTTACCGAAAACCCAATACCCGCTGGACTTTCGGCTTCGGCGTATACGCGCCGGCCATGGGAGGGTATTACCGGGATGATGATGATCCGGCCCGATACAACGGTCGTGAGGTTTCCATGCAGCATATAGTTTATGCAGCGCCGGCCGTCAGTTATCAGTTGAGCGATACCGTGTCTGTTGGAGTGACCATGGGCCTCGGACAGGGCGCCACCCAGCTGGACACGGATATGCGCCTGCCCAACGACATGACGGCACTGACGGAAATAATGGGCATATCCACTCAAGGATTGAATATCCCTATCATCTCACAGTTGACCCTGCCCCCCCCCTGGTTCGGGGGTGGTGTGGGCCCCTGGGACGATATCGGCAACCTGGATCTCCAGGTCCGCGATGATTACACGCCCAATTACAACCTGGGGTTAATGTGGCATCCCAGAAACTGGTTATCGTTCGGTCTGTGCTACAAAAGCGAAGTCAAAATGGAACAGGAAGGGACCTTTCGATTCACCTACAGCGAAGAATTTCAGCGGTTTGTCGCCTGGATGGGCAGCTCGCCGCTGCTGCTGGCCGTATCCAATCTGCTGGATCTTCCCTACCGGGCCACCCCTTCCCAGAACGGAAGCGTTTATATGAAAGGGATGGACCTGCCGCAACGGCTGGAAGCCGGCGTCATGGTCAGACCTACCCGCAAATTACGGCTGCTGTGTGACCTTCACTGGATCGATTATTCCAATACAAGAGCATATACAATTCAGTTTGACCAGGACGTTCAGCCGTTGATGATTTCCAAATTCGTGGGGCATCTGGATGGAAACGACCGGTTGATACTTGAAATGAACATGAAGGATGAGACCCATGTAAGCCTGGGTGCCGAATACCAATTGCTGGACTGGCTTGCCCTGCGGTGCGGCTGGGAAGACAGAAAAACTTCCATTGACATGGATTATTTCTCCGTACTGGCGCCGTTGCCGGACACCGATTATTATGGTGTGGGAATGGGATTGAATTTCAAGAGCGGATTAAAAGTCGACCTGGCGGCAGGATTTCTCACCGGATCATGGCGGGTACCGAACAACGGCAGTAAAAATTTGAACTCAACTGATTTTATAAATTCAGTATATAACCCTTACGGCGGCATGGATGTTTCCGGTAGTATCGATGCCACGATCCTGTCGGCTAACTTTTCCATGCCGTTCAAATATCTCTACCGTGTCGGTCAGGTTTTACGAAAGACCGGCCGCGACATCAAAGACCAGATACCATTCCTGAACAAACCAGTTCATCCGGAATAG
- a CDS encoding sulfide-dependent adenosine diphosphate thiazole synthase: MELNEVTITRAIVDRFYEKLTANLELDVAIVGGGPSGLIAGYYLAGAGHKVAMYERKLSIGGGMWGGGMMFNEIVVQKSALHILDEVGIGYRNYQEDYYTADAVEAVATLTSRAVKAGMVIFNCITVEDVIMRPGRVTGLVLNWSPVEMAGLHVDPLAIRAGYVVDATGHATEVVKVVCRKVPGTLNTACGGVEGEKSMWSERAESLTLENTREVYPGLYVAGMAANATFGGPRMGPIFGGMLLSGEKTALEISRRLKAS; this comes from the coding sequence ATGGAGCTCAATGAAGTCACCATCACCCGGGCCATTGTGGACCGGTTTTATGAAAAGTTGACGGCCAACCTTGAACTTGACGTGGCTATTGTCGGCGGGGGTCCGTCCGGTTTGATAGCGGGATATTATCTGGCCGGGGCCGGCCACAAAGTGGCCATGTACGAGCGGAAGTTGAGCATCGGCGGCGGTATGTGGGGCGGCGGTATGATGTTCAACGAAATTGTGGTCCAGAAGAGCGCGCTGCACATTCTGGATGAAGTCGGGATCGGCTACCGGAATTATCAGGAGGATTACTATACCGCCGATGCTGTGGAGGCGGTCGCTACACTGACAAGCCGGGCGGTCAAGGCGGGTATGGTTATTTTTAACTGCATTACCGTGGAAGATGTGATCATGAGGCCGGGGCGGGTGACCGGGCTGGTGCTCAACTGGTCTCCGGTGGAAATGGCCGGGCTTCATGTGGACCCGCTGGCTATCCGGGCCGGATATGTAGTGGACGCCACCGGGCATGCCACCGAGGTGGTCAAGGTCGTTTGCAGAAAAGTGCCGGGAACGTTGAACACCGCCTGCGGCGGGGTGGAGGGGGAGAAATCCATGTGGTCGGAGCGGGCCGAGTCGCTGACGCTGGAAAATACCCGCGAAGTCTATCCCGGCCTGTATGTGGCCGGCATGGCCGCCAACGCCACCTTCGGCGGACCCCGCATGGGACCGATTTTCGGCGGCATGCTGCTGTCAGGAGAAAAAACGGCGCTGGAAATCAGCCGCAGGCTGAAGGCCTCATAA
- the thiC gene encoding phosphomethylpyrimidine synthase ThiC: MTQLIQARQGVITEAMKQVAASEHLSPETIRDGVTAGTIVIPRNVGRKFSALGIGKNLRTKVNANIGTSPEHYDTAEEVRKLGVAVAAGADSVMDLSTGGDLATTRKRILEESPVMVGTVPVYAVAAELNRRGRPFYEMEPDMLFDSIADQCRQGVDYITVHCGVTRQASALATGSGRICGIVSRGGALLASWMHRRQRENPLFEEFDRLLTIALEYDVTLSLGDGLRPGAVADATDGAQIEELVTLAGLSRRAREAGVQVMIEGPGHVPLNQIAANIQLEKELCDGAPFYVLGPLTTDCAPGYDHITAAIGGALAASAGADFLCYVTPSEHLCLPDLEDVRMGVIAARIAAHSGDIAKGIAGALERDIRMSVCRKELDWEGMYRLALDPELPRVRRGRSEASGKPVCTMCGELCAVKLHNTIVESQGE, encoded by the coding sequence ATGACTCAACTTATTCAGGCGCGACAAGGCGTCATTACCGAAGCCATGAAACAGGTGGCCGCGAGCGAACATTTGTCTCCGGAAACGATCCGGGATGGCGTAACCGCCGGGACTATCGTTATACCCAGAAACGTCGGCCGCAAGTTTTCCGCCCTCGGCATCGGGAAAAACCTGCGTACTAAAGTCAATGCCAACATCGGCACTTCACCGGAACATTACGACACGGCAGAAGAGGTCCGGAAGCTGGGGGTTGCCGTGGCCGCAGGTGCCGACAGCGTCATGGACCTGTCCACCGGCGGGGATCTGGCGACCACTCGCAAACGCATTCTTGAGGAGTCTCCCGTGATGGTCGGAACAGTGCCCGTCTATGCCGTGGCCGCCGAGCTGAACCGCCGGGGGCGCCCGTTTTACGAAATGGAACCGGATATGCTGTTTGATTCCATCGCGGATCAATGCCGACAGGGCGTGGACTATATCACCGTGCACTGCGGCGTGACCAGACAGGCCAGCGCTCTTGCCACCGGATCCGGCCGGATCTGCGGGATTGTCAGCCGGGGAGGCGCTCTGCTGGCGTCCTGGATGCATCGCCGGCAACGGGAGAATCCTCTGTTTGAAGAGTTTGACCGGCTTCTGACAATCGCCCTTGAATATGACGTGACCTTGAGCCTGGGAGACGGATTGCGTCCGGGAGCGGTAGCCGACGCCACTGACGGCGCCCAGATCGAGGAACTGGTGACCCTGGCCGGATTGTCGAGGAGGGCCCGTGAGGCTGGTGTTCAGGTCATGATTGAAGGACCGGGGCATGTCCCCCTGAATCAGATCGCCGCCAACATCCAATTGGAAAAAGAGCTATGCGACGGCGCGCCGTTTTATGTGCTCGGACCATTGACCACGGATTGTGCTCCGGGATACGATCATATCACCGCCGCCATCGGCGGCGCCCTGGCGGCGTCGGCCGGAGCGGATTTTCTGTGTTACGTCACGCCTTCCGAGCATTTATGCCTGCCGGACCTGGAAGATGTCAGGATGGGAGTGATCGCGGCCCGCATCGCCGCCCATTCCGGAGATATTGCCAAAGGCATTGCGGGCGCGTTAGAGCGGGACATCAGAATGTCGGTCTGCCGCAAAGAACTGGACTGGGAGGGCATGTACCGCCTGGCCCTGGATCCGGAGCTTCCCCGAGTTAGGCGCGGTCGAAGCGAAGCCAGCGGGAAACCGGTTTGCACCATGTGCGGCGAACTGTGCGCGGTGAAATTGCATAATACCATTGTCGAATCGCAAGGAGAGTAA
- the amrA gene encoding AmmeMemoRadiSam system protein A produces MTKKITKKQGTALVHLARKTIFERLGMKAEEPEFDPEKEPAFSERAGTFVTLTLNGSLRGCIGSLTADESILSGVKRNAVNAAFQDPRFPPLTTEEATRVAVEVSVLTEPQPLVYKNPKDLLAKLTPHADGVIIQKGLARATFLPQVWEQLTDKVAFMENLCTKAGLPPNAWEHQDLKVLTYQVQSFESKK; encoded by the coding sequence ATGACCAAAAAAATCACGAAGAAACAGGGAACCGCCCTGGTTCATCTGGCCCGGAAAACAATCTTTGAACGGCTCGGAATGAAAGCGGAAGAACCGGAATTTGATCCGGAGAAAGAACCGGCTTTTTCGGAACGGGCGGGAACATTTGTCACGCTGACCCTCAATGGATCCCTTCGCGGGTGCATCGGCAGCCTGACCGCCGATGAATCCATCCTCTCCGGCGTTAAACGAAACGCCGTGAACGCCGCCTTCCAGGATCCCCGCTTCCCTCCGTTGACAACGGAGGAAGCGACCCGTGTGGCAGTGGAAGTCAGCGTTCTCACGGAACCGCAGCCGCTGGTCTACAAGAATCCAAAGGACCTGCTGGCCAAACTGACCCCCCATGCGGACGGCGTCATCATCCAGAAAGGCTTGGCCCGGGCGACGTTTCTGCCCCAGGTATGGGAACAGCTTACGGACAAAGTCGCCTTCATGGAGAATCTCTGCACCAAAGCCGGCCTGCCGCCGAACGCCTGGGAGCATCAGGATCTGAAAGTCCTCACCTATCAGGTTCAATCCTTTGAGAGCAAAAAATGA
- the amrS gene encoding AmmeMemoRadiSam system radical SAM enzyme translates to MTPINRRKFLKSGAAGAILFSLAAPAAPFSLFGGNDPASSGRDDISGHVFENDAPATLWKWSREARHYEVFRADQTVCGLCPNSCQLSPGDRGICRSRVNIGGRMYTLGYGNPCSVNVDPIEKKPLLHFKPLSKAFSIAVAGCNLRCLNCQNWQISQVRPEDVRHYDLFPEAVVQSARQADAASIAYTYSEATTFFEYMIDTAALARGSGLSNLWISNGYISPEPLKDLCRVMDAANVNLKAYSDAIYRKLNGGRLQPVLDTFCALHRQKVHFEITNLVVPDYTDDDKMVKQMCGWILEALGPDHPLHFSRFSPQYQLKRLPPTPVSTLTRFREIALAAGIHYVYVGNVPGHDGCHTYCHNCRRMVVERNGYQIGGWHLENGKCRFCGTPIPGIWA, encoded by the coding sequence ATGACACCCATTAATCGAAGAAAATTCCTCAAGTCAGGCGCTGCCGGCGCCATACTGTTTTCCCTGGCCGCCCCGGCTGCCCCATTTTCTTTGTTTGGCGGGAACGATCCGGCATCCTCCGGACGGGATGACATCAGCGGCCATGTCTTTGAAAATGACGCGCCGGCAACCCTCTGGAAATGGTCGCGGGAGGCACGGCATTACGAGGTCTTCCGGGCGGACCAGACCGTCTGCGGGCTCTGCCCCAATTCCTGCCAGCTCTCACCCGGAGACCGCGGAATTTGCCGTTCCCGGGTCAACATCGGCGGCCGCATGTACACCCTGGGTTACGGCAATCCCTGTTCTGTCAATGTCGATCCCATCGAAAAAAAGCCCCTGCTGCATTTCAAACCTCTTTCCAAAGCGTTTTCCATTGCGGTGGCAGGATGTAATTTGCGGTGCCTGAATTGCCAGAACTGGCAGATATCCCAGGTTCGTCCGGAAGATGTCCGCCATTATGACCTCTTTCCGGAGGCCGTGGTGCAGTCGGCCCGGCAGGCAGACGCCGCCTCCATCGCCTACACCTATTCGGAAGCGACCACCTTCTTTGAATACATGATCGACACGGCCGCTCTTGCCCGCGGCAGCGGACTGTCCAACCTGTGGATCTCCAACGGCTACATCAGCCCTGAACCGCTGAAGGACCTGTGCCGGGTGATGGATGCCGCCAATGTCAATCTGAAAGCCTATAGCGACGCCATTTACAGAAAGCTTAACGGGGGAAGACTGCAGCCGGTACTGGACACTTTCTGCGCCCTGCACCGGCAGAAAGTCCATTTTGAGATAACCAATCTGGTCGTGCCCGACTATACGGACGACGACAAGATGGTGAAGCAAATGTGCGGCTGGATCCTGGAAGCGCTGGGGCCCGACCATCCCCTTCATTTTTCCCGGTTCTCTCCTCAATACCAGTTAAAGCGTCTGCCGCCGACCCCGGTGTCGACCCTGACCCGTTTCCGGGAAATCGCTCTGGCCGCTGGCATCCATTACGTCTATGTGGGCAATGTGCCGGGGCACGACGGTTGCCACACCTATTGTCATAACTGCCGGAGAATGGTGGTTGAAAGAAACGGCTACCAGATCGGCGGCTGGCACCTCGAGAACGGGAAGTGCCGGTTCTGCGGCACCCCGATACCCGGCATCTGGGCTTGA
- the rffA gene encoding dTDP-4-amino-4,6-dideoxygalactose transaminase → MMIPFNKPFIAGKELFYISRAVLEGNLAGNGRFTKSCQKWMEDNFGSKKVLLTNSCTAALEMSALLCNVGPEDEVIMPSFTFVSTANAFALRGAKIRFVDIRPDTLNIDENHIEAAITKKTKVIVPVHYAGVGCEMDRIMEIARHYHLTVIEDAAQGVQSTYKNRFLGTIGNLGAYSFHETKNIISGEGGALLINDDCFIERAEIIRDKGTNRRNFLRGEVDKYSWVDLGSSFLPSELVAAFLYAQLEQIEAITRKRLQIVDYYHQHLSLLQEKGLIRLPVCPSHCRHNSHMFYILVSGNQEIRDKLLAHLQLKGVWAVFHYIPLHTSPMGKKTGRTIPDLPVTDDLSARLLRLPCYFEITREEQDKTIAEIYKFFRNMK, encoded by the coding sequence ATGATGATTCCTTTCAACAAACCGTTTATTGCCGGAAAAGAACTCTTCTATATTTCCCGGGCCGTGCTTGAAGGCAACCTCGCGGGCAACGGCAGATTCACAAAAAGCTGTCAGAAATGGATGGAGGATAATTTCGGTTCCAAAAAAGTCCTGTTAACCAACTCCTGCACGGCGGCGCTGGAAATGAGCGCGCTGCTTTGCAATGTCGGGCCGGAAGACGAGGTCATCATGCCCTCGTTTACCTTCGTGTCGACGGCCAACGCCTTTGCCTTGAGAGGCGCGAAAATACGCTTTGTCGATATCAGGCCTGACACCTTGAATATAGATGAAAACCATATTGAAGCGGCCATAACAAAAAAGACGAAAGTCATCGTCCCTGTTCATTATGCCGGTGTCGGATGCGAGATGGACAGGATTATGGAAATCGCCCGTCATTACCACTTGACTGTAATCGAGGATGCCGCCCAGGGGGTTCAGTCAACCTACAAAAACCGGTTTCTCGGGACAATCGGGAATCTGGGCGCATACAGTTTTCATGAAACAAAAAATATTATCAGCGGTGAAGGCGGCGCTTTGCTCATCAATGATGACTGCTTTATTGAGCGAGCTGAAATCATAAGAGACAAAGGCACCAACCGACGCAACTTCCTGCGCGGTGAAGTCGATAAGTATTCCTGGGTGGACCTGGGTTCATCGTTTTTGCCGTCTGAACTGGTGGCGGCATTTCTCTATGCTCAACTTGAACAGATTGAAGCGATAACCCGGAAACGTCTTCAAATCGTTGACTACTACCATCAGCATTTGTCGTTACTGCAGGAAAAAGGCCTGATTCGTTTACCGGTGTGCCCTTCCCACTGCCGGCACAACTCTCACATGTTTTATATTCTTGTTTCCGGCAATCAGGAAATCAGAGACAAGCTGCTCGCGCACTTACAGCTGAAAGGGGTCTGGGCGGTTTTTCATTATATCCCCCTTCACACATCCCCAATGGGGAAAAAAACAGGTCGGACGATACCGGACTTACCCGTGACGGATGATTTAAGCGCCAGGCTTCTGCGTCTTCCCTGTTATTTCGAAATTACAAGAGAGGAGCAGGACAAAACAATTGCTGAAATTTACAAATTTTTCAGGAACATGAAATGA
- a CDS encoding NAD(P)-dependent oxidoreductase, with the protein MILVFGAGGFIGTYLIDELVKRKFNVIASDTCEEGETFYKNRNIPYVQIDITNNNDFKKIAGTDITTVICLAALQPANISTERYDPVDYIKVNTIGCLHILEFAKTIKARKTIFAYSHRNTSALWEKGVPIKEDDGRKFKYDGEYAMFSISESAAQDCIEHYRTQYGMPCILFRLPPVYGYGPHIEIYKNGKYFKTGFLTFIENSMTCKPIEVWGDSNAGRDIIYVKDVVSAFIKAITTDRADGLYNIASGKLLTLKEEVAAIAKVFWGDAGRPVVIIERPDKPHFIETYLYDISRAKRDLNWTPEYDFESMLTDYKKEMQSDRFGHLVCKRKKMFNTRPQCNGTHEDKDGLF; encoded by the coding sequence ATGATACTGGTCTTCGGAGCAGGCGGTTTCATCGGGACATATTTAATCGATGAACTGGTAAAGAGAAAATTCAATGTGATCGCTTCGGATACCTGTGAAGAAGGCGAAACCTTCTATAAAAATCGAAATATCCCTTATGTTCAGATTGATATTACGAACAATAATGATTTTAAAAAAATTGCCGGTACGGATATCACCACGGTCATTTGTCTTGCCGCTTTGCAGCCGGCCAATATAAGTACCGAGCGATACGATCCGGTGGATTATATTAAGGTGAATACCATAGGGTGTTTGCATATACTCGAATTTGCTAAAACCATTAAGGCCCGTAAAACCATTTTTGCCTATTCACACAGGAACACCAGCGCTCTATGGGAAAAAGGAGTCCCCATAAAAGAGGACGATGGCAGAAAATTCAAATATGATGGCGAATACGCGATGTTCAGTATTTCAGAAAGCGCCGCTCAAGATTGCATTGAACACTATAGAACCCAATATGGCATGCCATGCATTTTATTTCGATTGCCTCCGGTTTATGGATATGGACCGCATATTGAAATTTACAAAAACGGGAAATATTTTAAAACAGGTTTCCTTACCTTTATTGAAAACTCCATGACATGTAAACCGATCGAAGTCTGGGGGGACAGCAATGCCGGCAGGGATATTATCTACGTCAAAGATGTGGTGTCGGCTTTTATCAAAGCGATTACCACTGATAGAGCGGATGGATTATACAATATCGCGTCCGGGAAATTATTGACATTAAAGGAAGAGGTGGCCGCAATCGCAAAGGTTTTCTGGGGAGATGCCGGCCGGCCGGTTGTTATTATCGAACGCCCGGACAAGCCTCACTTCATTGAAACTTACCTTTATGATATCAGCAGGGCGAAACGGGATTTGAACTGGACACCTGAATATGATTTTGAATCCATGTTAACCGATTATAAAAAAGAGATGCAATCGGACAGGTTTGGTCATCTGGTCTGCAAGCGTAAAAAAATGTTTAATACCCGGCCCCAATGTAATGGTACGCATGAGGATAAAGATGGATTATTTTAA
- a CDS encoding acyltransferase: protein MDYFKDIENMGENVINKLKSCGTGVRINPLAKIALPDRVDLGDHCRICDFVFIFAGKGVKIGCYTDIQPHVTFWGGGETIIGDRVSVGPGTVLLSAVYAHDEGLMMVDGLPEGSARALYGKLVIQNDVYIGANCTLMPEIIVGEGAILGAGSFANRDLDPWGIYAGSPARKIGERKPLR, encoded by the coding sequence ATGGATTATTTTAAAGATATTGAAAATATGGGCGAAAACGTAATAAATAAATTAAAATCCTGCGGCACCGGTGTGCGTATTAACCCCCTGGCAAAAATTGCTCTTCCCGACCGTGTTGATCTGGGTGATCATTGCCGCATCTGTGATTTTGTCTTTATCTTTGCCGGGAAAGGGGTAAAAATTGGATGTTATACCGATATTCAGCCCCATGTCACTTTCTGGGGCGGGGGGGAGACCATCATCGGCGACCGCGTTTCGGTCGGGCCGGGCACAGTCCTATTATCCGCCGTATATGCTCATGATGAAGGGCTGATGATGGTTGACGGTCTGCCGGAAGGTTCTGCCCGTGCGTTATACGGAAAACTGGTTATCCAGAATGATGTTTATATAGGCGCCAATTGTACCCTGATGCCGGAAATTATTGTCGGTGAAGGAGCTATCTTGGGGGCGGGAAGCTTCGCGAACCGGGACCTGGATCCCTGGGGCATTTATGCGGGAAGTCCGGCGCGGAAAATAGGAGAAAGAAAGCCCTTAAGGTAA
- a CDS encoding WbqC family protein, giving the protein MIKGALLQSNYIPWKGYFDIINQVDIFIVYDTVQYTKNDWRNRNRIKTPTGVKWLTIPVIQEKLGQPINLTRVADSRWRRKHWKAICQNYNKSEFFKNYYQCFEEAYLNCDQVMLSAINLKFIKLICELLGIKTEILDASDFIVSGNKSERIVEICKNAGVQHYISGPAARDYIDETVFSDNHIVLSYMDYTGYLEHPQLYPPFDHSVSIIDLIFNTGPNYKQYMKSFS; this is encoded by the coding sequence ATGATCAAAGGCGCCCTTTTACAATCAAACTATATCCCCTGGAAAGGCTATTTTGACATAATCAATCAAGTCGATATTTTTATAGTTTATGATACTGTTCAGTATACAAAAAATGACTGGCGCAATCGCAATAGGATTAAAACGCCGACAGGTGTTAAATGGCTTACCATTCCCGTAATTCAGGAAAAGCTTGGCCAACCGATCAATCTGACTCGAGTGGCCGATTCACGCTGGCGAAGAAAACACTGGAAGGCCATATGTCAGAATTACAACAAATCCGAATTTTTTAAAAATTATTATCAATGCTTTGAAGAGGCATATTTAAACTGCGATCAAGTCATGCTGAGCGCGATAAACCTGAAATTTATAAAATTAATTTGTGAGTTGCTGGGTATCAAGACGGAAATCCTTGATGCGTCTGATTTTATTGTTTCCGGCAATAAGTCTGAACGAATTGTTGAAATATGCAAAAACGCCGGGGTTCAACATTATATTTCAGGTCCTGCGGCCAGAGATTATATCGATGAAACCGTTTTTTCCGATAACCATATTGTCTTATCCTATATGGATTACACCGGTTACCTTGAGCATCCGCAGCTTTATCCTCCTTTTGACCACTCTGTCAGCATTATCGATCTCATATTCAATACCGGCCCTAATTACAAACAATATATGAAGAGCTTTTCGTAA
- a CDS encoding glycosyltransferase family 2 protein: MDISVVTTLYYSEPYINEFYERISGALQSITNDYEIVFVNDGSPDNSLGAALGIHEKDSRVKIVDLSRNFGHHKAVMTGLSLTTGDLVFLIDIDLEEEPELLNKCHEVFKKTNDVDVVYCVQEKRKGKLFERISGSAYYFLFNLLSSNYLPPNLIMARLMTRKYVQALIMHKESEVELGGIYSITGFKQISLTVKKGSKDKTTYTLRKKLSLTIKSITGFSNRPLIYIAVLGAFILFLSFLYALYVFLVRVFVGEAPSGYMTIVLSIWFLGGLTIFSIGVIAIYLSVIFTEVKNRPYTIIKNIYQKK, translated from the coding sequence ATGGACATCTCTGTTGTAACCACTCTTTACTACTCCGAACCTTATATTAATGAATTTTACGAGAGGATCAGCGGAGCGCTCCAATCCATCACAAATGATTATGAAATCGTCTTTGTTAATGATGGGTCTCCCGACAATTCTCTCGGGGCGGCGCTGGGTATCCATGAAAAAGACTCAAGGGTAAAAATTGTGGATTTGTCGAGGAACTTCGGTCACCATAAGGCCGTTATGACCGGCCTGTCATTAACCACGGGAGACCTTGTCTTTCTGATAGACATCGATCTTGAAGAAGAACCCGAGCTGTTAAACAAGTGCCATGAAGTTTTCAAAAAAACCAATGATGTTGATGTCGTTTATTGTGTCCAGGAAAAACGCAAGGGAAAATTGTTCGAGAGAATCAGCGGGTCCGCTTATTACTTTCTTTTCAATCTGTTATCCTCAAATTATCTCCCGCCCAATCTCATTATGGCCAGGCTGATGACCAGAAAATATGTACAAGCCTTGATCATGCACAAAGAAAGCGAAGTCGAACTGGGGGGCATATATTCGATAACAGGTTTCAAACAGATCTCATTAACAGTAAAAAAAGGAAGCAAGGATAAAACCACCTACACACTAAGGAAAAAGTTGTCCCTGACCATAAAATCAATTACCGGTTTCAGCAATAGGCCGCTAATCTATATTGCCGTATTGGGGGCGTTTATATTGTTCCTGTCATTTCTATATGCGCTATATGTTTTCCTGGTGAGAGTATTTGTCGGGGAGGCGCCCAGCGGATACATGACAATCGTTTTATCCATATGGTTTTTAGGAGGTCTGACGATTTTCAGCATAGGCGTAATTGCCATTTATCTGTCTGTGATATTTACTGAAGTAAAAAACAGGCCATATACGATAATTAAGAATATTTATCAGAAAAAATAA